GGCAGCTCAGCAACTCGCCGATGGCGTGCCGGGTCGGGCTGCCCGAGTCGCGGACCTGTTCCATCACCTCGCCGCTGCCGATCGGGCGGTCGTAACGGGTGAACGGCGCCCGCAGGGGGCTGGTCACCGCGTCCTTGGACAGCAGCCGGCTCAGCTTGTGCGTGGCGATGGAGAGCAGCACCACGTCGGATGGGGCGGGACGCTCCGGCACCGGGCGACCGGTCACCTTGACCAGACCGGCGAGAGCGCCCGTCACCCCGGCGTAGGCGCCCATCGCCACCAGATAGCCGCCGAGCGGTCGGTGTTCGTGCGGCGCGTACGCCCGGCGCAACCGTGCCGCCTTTTGTCGCAGGCCAGTGTCGCTCACCCGGTCTCCTCAGATGTGTCGTGGTGGTACGGGAGTGGTGTCCCGCGTGGCCGGCTCAGCCGGCCTGGAGGTTGTCGGCGACCTCGCGTGCCAGGTTGGTGAGCGCTTCGTCGGCCAACTGGTCCGGGCCCGCCCCTCCCGAGCCGTCGGCCAGGTCGAGCTGGATCCGGGCGCCGCCGGAATCCGCGGGCTCCACCCGGATCTCGGCGGACCAGTCGTCGCCGTCGCCGTCACCCCAGCGGGCCCGCAACTCCTCGCCATTGATCTCCGCAGCGGGGCTGCCGTCGCCGCGCAGCGGCTCCGGCAGCCAGGCGGAGGCGCGGTGAGGGTCGGTGGCCGTGTTGAAGACCACCTCGGGTGGCGCGGACATGCCGCGCACGGCGCGCGCCGGCATCAGGCGTCCCGCAGGCGGCTGGGGTCGACCTCCCGGCCCGGGTGGCGGGCCAGGTACTCGGTCTCGAGCTCCGCCGTGCGTCGCAGGTGGTTGGCGAGCGCGGAGTCCGACGCGTGCCGCAGGGTGTCGAGGCGGGTGCGGTGCAGGCTGTGCATCTCGCGGATCAGATCCTCGTCGGTCAACTCCGTCGGGTCGATGCCGGGCAGATCGCCGTCGAGACCCGTGGAGCCGGCCGGGTCGGCGAGGTCGTCGCCGGCCCACTCGGGCACCCGCTGCTCCGGGCTCATATCGCTGCTGCCGCTGGACGCAAAGCCGTCCTCACGTACCGATCCGGTCATGATCGCCCCCCTTGATCTCGTTTGGGCTGGCGTCTAGACGATTGCCCAGGCGCGGGAACGCCAAACCCGCGTCAGCTACGACACGGTGTCGGAGACCCGCGCCGTCCCCGGTACCCTCGATGCCATGAGGCGGCTCTGGACCCCGGCGTGGATCGCGCGCCACGTGGCCATGGTCGTGCTGACCGTGGGTTTCCTCGGGCTGGGTTGGTGGCAGGTCAGCCGAGCCGCGGCCGGCAACAGCCTGAGCTGGGGGTACGCGGTCGAGTGGCCGATCTTCGCCGGCTTCGTGGTCTACGTGTGGT
This portion of the Micromonospora zamorensis genome encodes:
- a CDS encoding DUF1360 domain-containing protein; the encoded protein is MSDTGLRQKAARLRRAYAPHEHRPLGGYLVAMGAYAGVTGALAGLVKVTGRPVPERPAPSDVVLLSIATHKLSRLLSKDAVTSPLRAPFTRYDRPIGSGEVMEQVRDSGSPTRHAIGELLSCPFCLAVWVATGLTGGLVLAPRLTRLVATALTAVAASDFLQMAYATAQQAAEGGHDDD
- a CDS encoding DUF6158 family protein, with amino-acid sequence MMTGSVREDGFASSGSSDMSPEQRVPEWAGDDLADPAGSTGLDGDLPGIDPTELTDEDLIREMHSLHRTRLDTLRHASDSALANHLRRTAELETEYLARHPGREVDPSRLRDA